In a single window of the Anaerobaca lacustris genome:
- a CDS encoding ACT domain-containing protein: protein MASQFSVFMVNKPGVLARVLGDFAKAKINITAITMMDSAEHGVMRVVFEKPEAAREVLAKLNMPYNETDVLCVDLANKSGALAVVAEKLSKGHINISYAYCTAGGKGGRTTGVLKVSDVKKAMKLLQNHNKASKAETATRRSKAALG, encoded by the coding sequence ATGGCATCGCAGTTTTCGGTTTTCATGGTGAACAAGCCCGGCGTCCTGGCCCGAGTTCTGGGCGACTTCGCCAAGGCCAAGATCAACATCACGGCGATCACCATGATGGATTCGGCCGAGCATGGGGTGATGCGGGTCGTATTCGAGAAGCCGGAGGCGGCCCGAGAGGTGCTGGCGAAGCTGAACATGCCTTATAACGAAACGGATGTGCTGTGCGTCGACCTGGCCAACAAGTCCGGCGCGTTGGCGGTCGTGGCCGAGAAACTCTCCAAAGGGCATATCAATATCTCCTACGCCTATTGCACCGCCGGCGGCAAAGGCGGGCGGACCACCGGCGTGCTGAAGGTCTCCGACGTCAAGAAGGCGATGAAACTCCTGCAGAACCACAACAAGGCGAGCAAAGCGGAGACCGCCACCCGTCGATCCAAGGCCGCGCTCGGCTGA